The genomic region TCCGCAAGGATTATCTGCTGACGCGGTTCTGGATCAGCGCCCGCGGTTTCTGGGGCCGCAACGGCGACCGCCTTGCCTGGCCGCTCTCGATCGGTCTCGGCCTGCTGATCGTGCTGACGGTCGGCTTCCAATACGGCATCAATGTCTGGAATCGCGCGATCTTCGACGCCATCGAGAAGCGCGATGCGGCAAGTGTCTTCCATCTCACCGCAATGTTCTTCCCGCTCGCGATCGGCAGCATCGTGCTCGCAGTCGTGCAGGTGTTCGCGCGCATGGGCATCCAGCGACGCTGGCGCGCCTGGCTGACCGCGAGCGTGCTGACGCGGTGGCTCAAGAACGGCCGCTACTACCAGCTCAATCTCGTCGGCGGCGATCACGACAATCCCGAATACCGGATCGCGGAGGATCTGCGGATTGCGACCGACGCGCCGGTCGATTTCATTGCTGGCGTCACCTCGGCGCTGCTGTCGGCCGCGACCTTCATCGTCGTGCTCTGGACCATCGGCGGCGCGCTGACCGTCACGCTCGGCGGCGCGTCGGTGACTATTCCCGGCTTCCTCGTGATCGCCGCGATCCTCTATGCCGCGATCGCATCCGGATCGATCACGGTGATCGGCCGGCGCTTCGTGCAGGTCTCGGAGGACAAGAACCAGGCCGAGGCCGACTTCCGCTACACGCTGACACGCGTGCGCGAGAACGGCGAGAGCATCGCCCTGCTCGGCGGCGAGGAGGAGGAGCGCGACGGCATCGACCGCAACTTCAGCAGCGTCTTGCGGCAATGGGCGCGGCTTGCCGGCCAGCACATGCGCACCACGCTGGTGTCGCAAGGATCGAGCCTCGTTGCGCCGGTCGTGCCGCTTCTGCTCTGCGCGCCAAAATTCCTCGACGGGAGCATGACGCTGGGGCAGGTGATGCAGGCGGCCTCGGCCTTCACCATCGTGCAGAGCGCGTTCGGCTGGCTGGTCGACAATTATCCGCGGCTCGCCGACTGGAACGCCTGCGCGCGCCGCATCGCCTCGCTGATGTTGTCGCTTGACGGCCTCGAGCGCGCCGAGCAGGGCGACGGCCTCGGCCGCATCCAGCGCGGCGAGACACACAATGAGGCGATGCTGGAGCTGCACGATCTCTCCGTCACGCTCGATGACGGCACCGCGGTGGTCGGCGAAACCGAAGTTGTGATCGAGCCCGGCGAGCGGCTCCTGGTCGCCGGCGAATCCGGCACCGGCAAGAGCACGCTGGTGCGCGCCATTGCGGGGCTATGGCCATGGGGCGACGGAAGCGTCAATCTCCATCCCGACCGGCGGCTGTTCATGTTGCCGCAGCGGCCCTACGTACCCACGGGATCGTTGCGTCGCGCCGTCGCCTATCCCGGGGCCGCAGAGGATTGGACCGTCGAGGAAATCGGGGAAGTCCTGCACAAGGTCGGACTCAAGCATCTCAAGGAGAAGATCGAGGAGGAAGGCCCCTGGGACCAGACGCTGTCGGGCGGCGAGAAGCAGCGTCTCGCCTTCGCGCGGCTGCTGCTGCACAAGCCCGACATTGTTGTGCTCGATGAAGCGACCTCGGCGCTCGACGAGAAAAGCCAGGACAAGATGATGAAAATGGTCACCGACGAACTGCCGAAGGCGACCATCGTCAGCGTCGCGCATCGCGCCGAGCTGGAAGCCTTTCACAGCCGCAAGATCGTACTGGAGCGCCGCAAGGGCGGCGCCAAGCTCGTCAGCGATATCGATCTGATTCCGCCCAAGGGCAGGCGCCGGCTGCTCGGGCGATTCTTGCGGCAGCGCAAGGCTCCAAAGAAGGCGGCGTGATCCGTAGCCTGGATGGAGCGCAGCGCAATCCGGGGAGGTCCATCCGCGCGATGAGAATCCCGGATTACGCTGCGCTCCATCCGGGCTACCGACTGTGATCGAGCGTTGGAGTCCCCATAAAAACCGGCTATGCATGCGCCGCCTGCAACGAGGATCTGCTGCTTGACGTCAGACAATGCCCCTTCGTCCGCGCCGTTCGGCGCGTTCGCGCCCAATGCGGCGCAGGCCGCAATCATCCGCCTCGCTCAACGATCCGGGCTGAAGCGCGGCGCGTTCCGGCCCTGGATGTCGCGGCTGGTCAACCTGCTGCGCAGCGGCCCTGTCGACGTGCAATATCAGGGCGCCTCGTTCCGTTTCTATCACCAGGGCAGCGCGACCGAGCGCGGCGCGCTGTTCAATCCCGACTACAATCTCGACGAGCTCGACTTCCTGCGCCAGCACACCCCGGCGGACGGCACGTTCGTCGATGTCGGCGCCAATGTCGGCACTTTTGCACTGGTGATGGCGCGGCAAGTCGGGCCGTCCGGAAAAGTGGTGGCGATCGAGCCGCATCCGCTGACCTTCGCACGGCTCTCATTCAACCACGTCGCGTCGAAGGCGCCGCAGGTGCGCCTCGTGCAGGCCGCCGCGGGCGACAGCGACGGCGAGCTGATGATCGAGAGCGGCGGCGGCAATCTCGGCGCCACCCACGTCGTCACCGGCAAGGCGAGTGTCGAAGCCATCAAGGTGCCGTCGCTGCGCTTGGTGCGCATTCTGGAGGAGGCCGGCGTCGGCCAGGTCGATTCGCTCAAGATCGACGTCGAGGGCTTTGAGGACCGCGTGCTGATCGGCTTCTTCCGCGACGCGACGCAGTCGCTGTGGCCACGCGCGGTGGTGATCGAGCATCTGTCACAAAACGAATGGCAGCAGGATTGTATTGCCGACATGGTCGGACGCGGCTTTACGATCGTGCGCAAGACACGAAGCAATACGTTTCTGTCCCGCTGACAGGGACGAACAAGGGAGGTTGCGATGATCGATCATTTGGGTTTCTCCGTCTCCGACTATGAGCGCGCCAAGGCGTTCTATGCGAAGGCGCTGGCGCCGCTCGGCTACAGTCTGATCATGGAAGTCACGGCCGAGCAGACCGGTCACGCTGCCGCCGCAGGCTTCGGCGCCGAGGGCAAGCCCGATTTCTGGATCGGCGGCGAAGGCGCGATGAACAAGCCGGTGCATATCGCCATCCGCGCCAAGGACCGCGCCACGGTCGATGCGTTCTACAAGACGGCGATGGCAGCCGGCGGCCGCGACAACGGCCCGCCCGGCATCCGCCCGCATTATCACGCGAACTATTACGGCGCCTTCGTGCTCGATCCCGACGGCCACAATATCGAGGCGGTCTGCCACACGCCGGAATAAACCGCGCTTCGACGCGATGTGACGCGGAACATCGGTGCGGCACCTTCGTTGTTGTTCTCTGGACAACGATCCCGATGGTGCCGATGCCGATCGAACCGCCCGAGATTCCGCCCTCGACGCCCGGTACGCCAACTGAGCCACCGCCCGGAATCCCGCCCGGCAATCCGCAGCCCGAAATCACGCCGCCGGTGCGCGAGCCCGGCTCGCCGCCGCAGCCCGACGAATTGCCGGGTCGCATGCCAGAAGAGATTCCATCGCGCGGCCCGAATGGACCGCTCACGCCCAATCCTGCGACGGACGCAACGTCGTGCCGCATCACCCATGATGGGGGAGCATCACGTGCGGGCGATTGCAACCGGCGTCTGAATGCGCAATGAACGTTGCCATAGTGAGATGATTTGCGTGCAGAAATAAATCGGGCCGCGGTTGCATCGCCCGCCACAATGCGGCCTAACGCGTAGCCGTTCATCACGACACTTCGACAAAGAACCTTCCGGGGAAGTTCACCACCATGACCAACCTTCGTTTCGTGCTGCTTGCGACGACGGCTCTGACCGCGATGCAATTGGCCAACACCGCATCGCATGCGCAAGACACCGCACCGCTCGTGGTCGCGCAGGCCCAGCCGCAAGAGACGGGCCCTGACGGAAAACCGAAGCAGCCGCCGAAGGGACCGCCGGGAGCCGCGCCGCCTGCAGCGCCCGCGCGCCCCGCGGCTCCGCCGCCCGCGGCAGCACCGCCCCACCCGCCTGCAGCTCCTCCGCCGGCAGCCGCTCCGCCGCGCCCGGCAGCCCCGCCTCCGCCTCCCCCTGCGGCCCGTCCGGCGCCTCCGCCGCCCCCGCCGCCGCCTGCGGCTCCGAAGCAGCCTTCGCCGCCACCGGCAGCTGCCCCGCAGCAGCACGCGCCGACACCGCCGCCTCCGGCGCCCCCTGCTGCGCGCCCAGCTCCCACGCCGCCGGCACCGCCGCCTGCCGCACGCCCGACTCCCCCGCCGCCAGCACCGCCTCCCGCGGCGGCGCCGCAGCAGCACGCCCCCACCCCGCCGCCGGCGGCTCGCCCGACCCCGTCCCCTCCGCCGCCTCCGGCAGCGGCTCCGCCGGCCCGGCCGACCCCTGCGCCTGCACCGACGGCAACACCGCCCGCTCCGACGGCTACACCCACGGCCCGCCCCGGCGCGACGGCGCCGACCGCAACACCGCCTGCGCCGACAGCTGCGCCCACGGCCCGACCGGGCGCGCCTGCGCCGGCAGCTACGCCGGCTCCGACGGCGACACCCACACGGACGACGACACCCGCGCCGACCGCAACGCCGGCTCCGGGCGGCACACCCGGCGTCCCGCCGGCTGGACGCCCCGGTACACCGCCGCCCGGGCGCCCCGGCGCGCCGCCACCCCGGCTGGATCCCCGACCCCTGGCGCCACGCCCGCTCCAACGGCGACGCCCGCACCGGGCAGCACATCCCCGCCGCCGGCCGGACGTCCGGGGGCGGCAACGCCCGCGCCCGGCGCAACCCCGGCCCCGACGGCGACGCCAGCCCCCGGACAGCAGGGTGGAACGCCTCCCGCCGGCGCGCCCGCTGCCGGGACTCCGGCTGCGCCGCCCCAGGCCGGTAGCCTGCCGCCCCGGCCAGCAGCTCCGGCCGGTGCCGCCGCGCCCACGGTCGTCCCCGGCACGCCCGCCGCAGCGCCACCGCCGAACAGGGCGCAATACGCGCCGCCGACGGTCGCGCCGGCGTTCCGCGCCGCGCCGACGGTCGCAGCGCCCTTGCCGCCGCCGCCGCGTCCGCAACAGCGTGACCTGACGCCGCTCGCGATCGGTGCCGGCGTGGTGGCCGGCGCCGTGATCGGCGCCACCATCGCCGATCTCCATAACCAGCGACGCGAGGTCGTCGAAGGCGGCCGCACCGTCTACACCGAGCCGGACCGCATCATCATCCGCGATCCGGGCGGGCAGGCCTATGTCCGCGGCAACGATCTCTATCGCTTCCGCTACGGCGCCCGCGACATCCGCACCGACACCGTCGGCGGCGAGACCCGCACCGTCGTGATCCGTCCCGATGGCAGCGAGATCATCACTGTGGTCGGGCCGGACGGCTCGCTGCTGCGTCGTATCCGCAGAGACCCGCGCGGACGCGAGATCGTGATCATCGACAACACCTACCGCGATCCGCGGGCGGTCGGCGGCTTCTACGTCGACGTGCCGCCGCCGGTGGTCAGCATTCCCTACGATCGCTACATCGTCGACGCCCAGGAGGCGCCGCCGGAGGTGATCTACGAAACGATGCGGGCTCCGCCGGTGCAGCGGATCGATCGGCGCTACTCGCTCGAGGAGATCCGCTACAGCCCGAATGTTCGCATGCAGATGCCGAGCATCGACGTCAACACGATCAACTTCGAGACCGGATCGTGGACCATTCCGCCGGATCAGGCGGCGCGGCTTCAAGTGATCGCCGACGGCATCAACCAGGCGCTCCAGGCCAATCCGCAGGAGGTGTTCCTGATCGAGGGCCACACCGATGCGGTCGGCAACGAGGTCGACAATCTGTCGCTGTCAGACCGCCGCGCGCAGGCCGCAGCCGAATTGCTGACGCAGCAATTCGGTGTGCCCGCGGAGAACCTGACGTCGCAGGGCTATGGCGAGCAGTATCTGAAGGAGCAGACGCAAGGCCCGAGCCTGATCAACCGGCGCGTCACCGTCCGCCGCATCACGCCGTTGCTCAATGGCGGCCAGGCCAATGCGGCGCCTCCGCCGCGCCAGTAAGACCTCCGCAAGAAGACAATGGCCGGGAGCAATCCCGGCCATTTTTCTTATCACGCCGTCATTGCTTCCGACGGCAGACATGCCTCACAAACCGCGGCAACATGCCGGTGATCAGTGCCGCAACAGCCGCCGAGAATGCGCATGCCGGGAAATGCGCGCCTGAGCAACCGGTAGCGGCGGCCGAGATCTGCGGGATCACCACTGTCTAGCGCCTCCGATTGGTCGAGCTCGGCGTGGCTCTTGACCGATGCGTTGGCTCTGATGCCGTGGATGCGCTGAACCCACGCCTCGCCTGTGGCGAGTGCACTCTCGAAGTGAGTTGGGTGCGCGCAATTGATCAGGAAGTATTCGCAAGCCCGTTCAGTTGCGTCGTCTACCGCCTCGATCGCCTCGCGCAGCGACTCTCCCCGGACGAGGCGACCATCGGTTTCGACCGTGAAAGAGATCGCGACCGGAATGTCCTGCCTTTTGGCTGCACGGACCACGCCCACGGCTTCGTTGATGCTGTTCAGCGTGAATGCAGTCACCATGTCGGCGCCTGCCTCGGCGAAGGCCGTGATCTGGCCAGAGTGGTAGGCTTCCGCCTCCGCCGCGTCCATGTTGCCGGCCTTGTAGCCGTCGCCTTGCGGACCGATCGCGCCGTTGATGACGCAAGGCGTGGTGGGGGACTCCCAAGCGCCGCGCAATTCGTCGAGGAAGCGGATGGCCCGCATGTTGATGGCCTCGAGCCTGGCCGCATCATAGCCGAGCTTGGCGCCCCAATCAGGGTTGGCGCGCCAGGTCGGACTGTCGAGGACAAAGCCGAGCCCATGCTGCTGCGCGACACGC from Bradyrhizobium sp. CB1015 harbors:
- a CDS encoding ABC transporter ATP-binding protein/permease; the encoded protein is MHKPAATREQGKKPPIIDIKDENGDNVTPPPPELVEPDPELSPEEAEQVRKDYLLTRFWISARGFWGRNGDRLAWPLSIGLGLLIVLTVGFQYGINVWNRAIFDAIEKRDAASVFHLTAMFFPLAIGSIVLAVVQVFARMGIQRRWRAWLTASVLTRWLKNGRYYQLNLVGGDHDNPEYRIAEDLRIATDAPVDFIAGVTSALLSAATFIVVLWTIGGALTVTLGGASVTIPGFLVIAAILYAAIASGSITVIGRRFVQVSEDKNQAEADFRYTLTRVRENGESIALLGGEEEERDGIDRNFSSVLRQWARLAGQHMRTTLVSQGSSLVAPVVPLLLCAPKFLDGSMTLGQVMQAASAFTIVQSAFGWLVDNYPRLADWNACARRIASLMLSLDGLERAEQGDGLGRIQRGETHNEAMLELHDLSVTLDDGTAVVGETEVVIEPGERLLVAGESGTGKSTLVRAIAGLWPWGDGSVNLHPDRRLFMLPQRPYVPTGSLRRAVAYPGAAEDWTVEEIGEVLHKVGLKHLKEKIEEEGPWDQTLSGGEKQRLAFARLLLHKPDIVVLDEATSALDEKSQDKMMKMVTDELPKATIVSVAHRAELEAFHSRKIVLERRKGGAKLVSDIDLIPPKGRRRLLGRFLRQRKAPKKAA
- a CDS encoding FkbM family methyltransferase → MTSDNAPSSAPFGAFAPNAAQAAIIRLAQRSGLKRGAFRPWMSRLVNLLRSGPVDVQYQGASFRFYHQGSATERGALFNPDYNLDELDFLRQHTPADGTFVDVGANVGTFALVMARQVGPSGKVVAIEPHPLTFARLSFNHVASKAPQVRLVQAAAGDSDGELMIESGGGNLGATHVVTGKASVEAIKVPSLRLVRILEEAGVGQVDSLKIDVEGFEDRVLIGFFRDATQSLWPRAVVIEHLSQNEWQQDCIADMVGRGFTIVRKTRSNTFLSR
- a CDS encoding VOC family protein; amino-acid sequence: MIDHLGFSVSDYERAKAFYAKALAPLGYSLIMEVTAEQTGHAAAAGFGAEGKPDFWIGGEGAMNKPVHIAIRAKDRATVDAFYKTAMAAGGRDNGPPGIRPHYHANYYGAFVLDPDGHNIEAVCHTPE
- a CDS encoding OmpA family protein produces the protein MPPPPRPQQRDLTPLAIGAGVVAGAVIGATIADLHNQRREVVEGGRTVYTEPDRIIIRDPGGQAYVRGNDLYRFRYGARDIRTDTVGGETRTVVIRPDGSEIITVVGPDGSLLRRIRRDPRGREIVIIDNTYRDPRAVGGFYVDVPPPVVSIPYDRYIVDAQEAPPEVIYETMRAPPVQRIDRRYSLEEIRYSPNVRMQMPSIDVNTINFETGSWTIPPDQAARLQVIADGINQALQANPQEVFLIEGHTDAVGNEVDNLSLSDRRAQAAAELLTQQFGVPAENLTSQGYGEQYLKEQTQGPSLINRRVTVRRITPLLNGGQANAAPPPRQ
- a CDS encoding homocysteine S-methyltransferase family protein, with amino-acid sequence MARYRHGLPQRGGGIFLTDGGMETTLIFHHGLELPHFAAFVLLDSADGRAHLRQYYEAYLRVAQQHGLGFVLDSPTWRANPDWGAKLGYDAARLEAINMRAIRFLDELRGAWESPTTPCVINGAIGPQGDGYKAGNMDAAEAEAYHSGQITAFAEAGADMVTAFTLNSINEAVGVVRAAKRQDIPVAISFTVETDGRLVRGESLREAIEAVDDATERACEYFLINCAHPTHFESALATGEAWVQRIHGIRANASVKSHAELDQSEALDSGDPADLGRRYRLLRRAFPGMRILGGCCGTDHRHVAAVCEACLPSEAMTA